From one Pedobacter faecalis genomic stretch:
- a CDS encoding Rpn family recombination-promoting nuclease/putative transposase has product MQQNQELIQADVVNEKIPRKDDLLWKGLLEDIFDDFLLFFFPQATEMFDFSKGFVFLNQELEQLFPPDKDLYAPKVVDKLVKVFRKNGQEEWVLIHIEFQSAYRKDFAKRMFTYFYRIFDRYQKPVTAFAILTDGVTRIRDNCFKLSCLGTEMTYRYNTYQISLQDEAKLAASDNPFALAVLTAKAALSRKGTSVNDLDGFLLDIKLKLAKDLLTKKIGKTKIRVLLNFLRYYVRFSNPENYRKFEQEFDKITERSKTMGLEELLLDRAEKQGIAKGEARGAEKEKAEIAKHLKNKGIEVKIISEATGLSVDEIEKL; this is encoded by the coding sequence ATGCAACAAAACCAGGAACTGATACAGGCCGATGTAGTGAATGAAAAGATTCCCCGAAAAGATGACCTGCTTTGGAAGGGACTTTTGGAAGATATATTTGACGATTTTTTGCTTTTCTTTTTTCCTCAGGCAACGGAAATGTTTGATTTTTCGAAAGGATTTGTGTTCTTAAATCAGGAATTAGAGCAATTGTTTCCTCCTGATAAAGATCTATATGCGCCGAAGGTAGTGGACAAACTCGTCAAGGTGTTCCGTAAAAACGGCCAGGAAGAGTGGGTGCTGATCCATATCGAGTTTCAGTCAGCCTACAGAAAAGACTTCGCCAAGCGCATGTTTACCTACTTTTACCGGATCTTTGACAGGTATCAGAAACCCGTAACCGCCTTTGCAATACTGACGGATGGTGTCACCCGCATCAGGGACAACTGCTTTAAACTGTCTTGCCTGGGTACGGAGATGACTTATCGATACAACACCTATCAGATATCCCTTCAGGATGAGGCTAAACTGGCGGCAAGCGACAACCCTTTTGCCTTGGCGGTGCTTACGGCTAAAGCAGCGCTATCAAGAAAAGGAACCAGTGTGAATGATCTCGACGGCTTTCTGCTGGATATCAAACTAAAATTGGCCAAAGATCTGTTAACCAAAAAAATAGGCAAAACAAAGATCAGGGTACTGTTAAACTTTCTGCGCTACTACGTACGTTTTTCAAACCCGGAAAATTACCGTAAATTTGAACAAGAGTTTGATAAGATAACTGAAAGGAGTAAAACCATGGGCTTAGAAGAACTATTATTGGACAGGGCTGAGAAACAGGGCATCGCAAAGGGTGAAGCTAGAGGCGCTGAAAAAGAAAAGGCAGAGATTGCAAAGCACTTGAAAAACAAAGGCATCGAGGTCAAGATCATTTCGGAAGCTACTGGTCTTTCAGTTGACGAAATCGAAAAACTGTAA